In one Corythoichthys intestinalis isolate RoL2023-P3 chromosome 16, ASM3026506v1, whole genome shotgun sequence genomic region, the following are encoded:
- the tmem100a gene encoding transmembrane protein 100, translating to MPGDSAPDTMKTPAGPEKSQRPAATVLDVPLVNEVQLTAATGGAELSCYRCTVPFGVVVLIAGVVVTAVAYGFNSHGSTISYLGLVLLSAGLALLAASAVCWKVRLERKKERRRESQTALVANQRSLFT from the coding sequence ATGCCGGGAGACAGCGCTCCAGACACCATGAAAACCCCGGCCGGTCCAGAGAAAAGCCAGCGCCCCGCCGCCACGGTGTTGGACGTCCCCCTGGTCAATGAGGTCCAGCTGACGGCAGCGACGGGTGGTGCCGAGCTGTCGTGCTACCGCTGCACTGTGCCCTTTGGCGTTGTGGTCCTGATCGCCGGCGTGGTGGTGACGGCGGTGGCGTACGGTTTCAACTCGCACGGCTCCACCATCTCCTACTTGGGATTGGTCCTGCTGTCGGCCGGGTTGGCGCTGCTGGCGGCCAGCGCCGTCTGCTGGAAGGTCCGACTGGAGCGCAAGAAGGAGCGGCGGCGCGAGAGCCAGACCGCCCTGGTGGCCAATCAGAGGAGCCTTTTCACGTAA
- the pctp gene encoding phosphatidylcholine transfer protein, which produces MSGLPQMFVVRIPWEASAANPPFEAVMSSLRFTDDDFQAAWKELDEPQLDGGWQLFTETMGVQIYRLLEKETGLYEYKVWGSLSGCEAELCADVYMDLTYRKHWDSYVKELTEREIDGQSAIYWEVKYPFPLSNRDYLYVREQRVLDVDGRKIWVILARSWPEASYPEKNGILRVKDYKQTVAIEADGQTGTRVFMNYFDNPGGMIPTWLVNWAAKSGVPGFLTDMKKACADYPLYCQKK; this is translated from the exons ATGAGCGGACTCCCGCAGATGTTTGTTGTCAGAATTCCCTGGGAGGCGTCGGCGGCGAACCCAC CGTTCgaggctgtcatgtcgtcgctgCGCTTTACTGACGACGACTTCCAAGCCGCCTGGAAGGAACTAGACGAGCCGCAACTGGACGGAGGATGGCAGCTTTTCACCGAAACCATGGGCGTCCAAATTTACAGACTTCTGGAAAAG GAAACGGGACTTTACGAGTATAAAGTGTGGGGTTCACTGAGCGGATGCGAGGCGGAACTGTGCGCTGACGTCTACATGGACCTGACATACCGCAAGCACTGGGACTCGTACGTCAAAG AGCTGACGGAGAGGGAGATTGACGGGCAGTCGGCCATCTACTGGGAGGTCAAGTACCCCTTCCCTCTGTCCAATCGCGAC TATCTGTACGTCAGGGAGCAACGCGTGCTGGACGTGGATGGCAGGAAGATATGGGTGATCTTGGCCAGAAGCTGGCCCGAGGCGTCGTACCCCGAGAAGAACGGCATCCTGAGGGTCAAAGACTACAAACAGACGGTGGCAATAGAGGCCGACGGCCAGACGGGAACCAGAG TTTTCATGAACTACTTTGACAATCCCGGTGGCATGATCCCCACGTGGCTGGTCAACTGGGCAGCAAAG